TAGAAAGGAATATAATTGTAAGTTTGAGATAGACTTTCATCATAGTTGATTACTGCAACATATGAAGTTCGGAGACCTTGGTGCTAGTCACAGATAGGTTCATGTACTCttgatattttatatgtttaatttGACTGATAAAGCTGAATTAGTAATTGTGATCCACTTTTCCCAAAGGTGTCAGACCTCGGCTGGGCAAATGTTTTATCTCTTGCACAAATTGTATTCACAGAAAATGGTTGTAGATGCATGATTGTGAGTTGGACTATGCTCGAGTTTCTTAATATCCTGCAGCAGTAGGATACCATAGTTTTTGTGATAGGAGAGAAATCAATGGACATACATTTTGCCTTAAGGTTTAAACGTTTAATAACCATGGCAACTGAATGCCCTTCCTTGGTTTTGGTGTTCCACTACATATTTTCTTGCTTTTTTACCCGTTTCACTCGCTTGTTTatgctttttttttattttttttattttctttaatcatCGGTTTGACTTGGCATATGGTTTACAGCAATTGGGCTGTATTCTTTACGGGCAGAAAATAATATGTCATAAGAAATGCAATTCAGTAAATTACTAAATGCGTTTCAACTGTACTGCACATCCCATTTTGCTGCTTGTATGTTTTAACCTTGTGAACCTGATGAGTGATGTCTCATCTATTTTCCGTGTTCTTtcaattgcatgtttagataagTAGGGGAAAAGCACCCTTTAGCTCAATGTTTCGAGATGATGGTGATTTTGTATTGATGACCAGTGCCCCGATATATGGTTGGACAATCTGAGATGGAAGCTTCCGAAGAGGGTAGGAGCATCACAGATTTTAGATACGGTTGTGTTGGTTATTCTCTTTATGTGGACCAGAAAGAACAAGCCTCCAACGGTCAGGGGATTCGAGCAGAATTACCGGTCTGTGTTGGTCTTGAGGTCAGCATCTCACTTTGTCCTTAATTTATGTGTATCTTTTTGAATTTGTGGTTTGGATTGACAAGATCATTTTAACTATTTGTTTGTGTAGTTTggtgtttgattaaattttctgAGTCGTGTGGAACATTTTACTTGTTCAATAATTTGTTTTATACTATGTTTTTCATTGCATTGACATTTGGAACCTGTTGTTTAACGGTAACAAATTGATTTTAGCAACCTGAAACAAATTATGGTACTCATAGCTGAGCAGGTTTATGATATAAAACGGTCGAGAAATTTGATAAGATCTCTTGGGTCGATAAAGTGTAAAGTTCATATGTTTTTGGCTGTGTGGACTCAATATAGTGGTTGTGGGAATGAAGAAAATTCAATTAGTTTGATGTGAAATTGAGAGCCAAAGGTTGACATATTTGTTTATTGTTCAGGAAATTCTTAGAAGCGAAAAAGATACGAGCTGTGTATGATTTTTCACCGacgtttaatttttttatttttgtatttgggCTTTTAGTGGATGGAGATTTCCCAGGCTGGGAAGTTTCATATTTTTACTTGCAATGGTTTGTGGAAAGGCATTTTTcggttgttttttttttttttgagtcaCTTatcatatttgttgggattacCAAATTGGAGCAATTCAGTGATAATTTAGATATTATAAAATTCATTATGTGGCAATCTCTATCATATACATGTACGTAACATCCAACCACGGGAAAGGTTTATCCATTAATTATGTCTGTTAATGAATGGCATTGATTGGCGAGGGTATATGATAGTAATATTTTGACTCATTATGACTAGATTCACTACTTCGGCCATGGCGTATGATAGTAATCTTGCTGACATAATTAGCCTTGTTTCCAGGTTTTAGTTGATCGAAGAGTTAATACGGCTGAGACTGCATCTGCTCCTACTCATGCTCATGCTAAAGAAGGTGATTGACCTCTATATGCTTGCTTTTACTGAAATGTTTTTTTACGAACTTTGCACCCAATATACAGGCCTTAATAGTTAGAGTATGAGCATTATCCTCTTTGCTAATTTATTTAAGGTGCGGTGACTTTTATATGCCAGGAGTTCCAATTCCACCTGTAAATATCCCAGCTTGACATTAAATGGGGAAAGTGGTGTCGTCATACTTtgacatgaacaagctagaaaGTGATTTAGGTTTATCTACAAATAGAAACAAATTTTGCCAATAAAGTGAGGCAAGAAGAAATTGTATTCTTATTCTCAAGTTCAGGGAATTCAACACTGATTGAACTTAGCTTTTCCCTGAACTTGCATCTTTTGGTGTGTTGCTAACCATCATAAACTGACATCTGTAAATATTTGCTCAAAACTACAAATAAGAAATTAACCATGTAGCTTATATGCTTGGAATCGTAGCAATTTTACAGTTTCAAATACCAATAATAAATTAGTATTAACCTTTTTATGCTAGTACATATAACATATTCGCTTGCTTTCTGCCCATTACAAATCAAAATGGTAATAGCTGGGTGCTGTTGGACGGAGAGAAATTCTCTTATAATTCTATGTGGATTCATGAACTTTGTAACTAAATATATTTCAAGGTTCGCATAGAGGAATAGTGGATATTTATGTTTGTGTCTGCTTTAAGATGTAAGTTTACATCTTTTCGAATTGCACTTGAAAAAAGGGGATAGTGTGCTGTTGAAATCAATGGCTTTTCTTAAGTTAATTTTGATTGGTTTGTGCTATTTGTCACCTCGAGTAAATTCCGAAGTAATTTGGTGTCATTTGCCGCAGATGGTAATGGTTTGCCACAACGTCCATCTCATAAACCAGCTCATTCAACTGGGGATGATTTCTTGAACAGGTATGTCTTTTAATTTCCCGTTTTGGCATCCTAGTGCGCATACTAGATTTAGGCCAAGTACATGGTCTTACATTTTGGCTTTCTTATTCCCCTGCCCGAATGTTTATCTTTGATGCCTTCTAGTCAAGTTTAAAAACGAAGTGACATTTGCAATTGAACATACATCAAATGCGATACAAGCATGTTCTGTTGTTTGTATATGTAGATTTACTCGGAACGCGAACCTTGTTGCAAATGGTGTGGTCAAGAACGCTCGCAAAGTGGGGAACCAAATAAAGCAAAGTCTCGACGACATATTTTATCCCTACCGAAGACGACCAAAGTAACACACTGGTCATAGctttacaaaagaaaaataaattattatggaGCAGGAAATTAACCTTGATCAATATATTGTATAATTGATGTCAGCATTCTGTTTTCCTCTCCATTTTAAGTTTCTTTTGGGTCCTCTTTCAAATTGAGAATTTCCAGTGAGGCAGACAACATTATGTTATTGTATGTTCCATTTTTATTAAATCGCTTAAATTTTTGTCAGCCATATTCTCAAATATTCATTGCTGCTTTGGTAAATATAAAAGAAGGATATCCTTGTcccggtaaaaaaaaaaaaaaaaaatctaaacaaattGCACCATTGCCTTGGTTCTTGTTAAAAAATTGACCTCGAACCCGACATTGAGAAAAATGCATGCTACATTTGgatgtataaaaatataaaactcaacaaaaataatatatccactgtaattttaaattttcataattaaattttgcttgataaattataaatttaatttatatattttagtatAATAAACTATTGCCGTATATGGATGTGTTATGTAGATAATTGACACTAGTTGGCATGCTTAACTGACCAGTTCGACCTGGAATTGGATCGGAACTGGCCCATTAAACATGAAATTGGAATTGCCCTCCAAATCCATTATTGAATGGATCAGGTCGGTTTTTCACTTATTGAATCAGAActggttatttttttaaaaaaaaaaaaaatgaaaacaacCACAAGATTAAAAAAATAGCTCAGAACTGGCTCGGAACCGGTCTATCCACTGCCGGTTCGGGTAGTGGATCATATTTGTTCCAAGCTAACCGGTTTTGGACCGGTTCTTACCAATTCCGGCAACGGTGGATCATGAATCAGACCAGAACCGGAATCTCGGAACTCTAAAGCACGCCTGGACACTACGATGATGTCGTTGTGGAGCTATCTATGTATTAATTCCTCCACAAGATTTACTTTCAATTGCTTcaagaaaagggaaaaaaatcaaatacctaATACGCATGggatgattaattaattaattattagcGTGAATGGTATCTCAACTATATTTCTGGTAAGTTGCataaattgatttttctttttaatttttttcataaataagtTAATTTGGGTCTATCTATTTCTAGGAATtatacatttcaaatatttaatttcacaCTGGTTAAGCTAAGTAAATTATTACAATACTTCTCCCGCGCGATTCTTAGGATATAGTAGAAATATTGTGCGCATCATACATTTTTAATTATCAGTTTCCTTCGGcagcaatatatatatatatatatatcttagtCTCGGACCAAACGATGGCATGCGTAGGTTATATATCTTATTCTTatactattataaatatatgagtttgaattgtgaaCTTACTATATTATCCTTTAATTTATTTACAATTTGTTATGTTTATGAGTTTCTTTAAGTAATTTTCTATGTTAATTTAATATGATCATTAATAGTCTACTtaattcaatcaatataattattaacttgattttacttttaaatttaatttaatttaaatataattattaatttaattttacttttaaatttaatttaatttacatatttaaaaaattaataatattacatctattttacttttataaatatatgattttcatttgtaaacttactattttaccattttatttgttttataaattGTCATGTTCGTTCTTTAAATTAATTTCTACATTAGTTTTATACATTGACatcaaattcataaaaaattacTATAATAAACTTTAATTATTCATTGACATCAAATTCATAGAAAATTACTATAATAATGTTATAGATTAAAAATTTGTTAATATTCCGAATATTAAGGTAATAATGGTAAGACGAATGTAGATGAGTGAGgttgaataaaattaaattattaataaaattaagatcatataaaacatttttttctcaTTTAAAATAGATATATTTTTAGACTACTTATGTATCAACGTAGATACATGATTGAGAGAAAAAGTTGTATGTAAGTTATTTCAATACAAATACAAATGATTAAGTATTTAATCAATTTCGATATATGATTctaaaaaatatctttaaataatatattatctattaataataatatctattaaatatatgacattcaattgtgagcttactattttaTCAATTTTTAGTTTTACAATATTCGTCATATTCATGATGTTATTTAAGTCTTTTTTATATTAGTTTAAAATTatcattaatagtgtacttaactcaattaaaataattattattttaatttaattttaatttcttaaatttatacaGTGCAGTCAAATTTATGAAAATCTCTACCATGTTAATGATAGATAATAATGGAAGACGAAGGAATATGAGAcggattgaataaaaataaattattaattaataaatattaagttcatataaaaattatttctcCCATTTAGAATAGAGATATTTTCAGACTCTTTATGTGTCAACTGAGATACGTGATTGAGAGAAATGTTTGTATGTAACTGATTTGAAACATTGTTTTTAAGCCATTTggtcaattttttatatatgctgctaaataaatattattaaataatatgattaatttgaTCATTTAGTGTTCTTACAATGAGATGAGTTTTTTACCCTAGAGTTAACATGTTTTATTGTTATATGTGATTTGTGTTGATTATGTTGTATGAATGTCATATAAAATGTCAATATTTCTAAGAAAATAAAAGcgttttcaaaaagaaaaaattcttcATCCAGAAAAAGAAACACATGAAAAACAAAGTGTACACAATTCTCATTATATTTATAATGGTATGAGAATAATTCTAAAGTTTTGTGGACATAATAGAtcaattttgtaaatttttagtAAATTGAGGCATTGAGCTAATTGCATTTTATTTCATCCAATATCAGTCTCGATATATTCCGATGTGGCTAAGAGGttgtttttatctttttttagtCAAAGTGACTAATCAGCTAATTCATAAGATATAAAATGGTAGTATTGAAAACTCCTCGCCAAATACATTCACTTAACCAAATAGTGAAATACAAATATAATTCTACAAcatttcatcaaattaattttgactaTCATAAAATGCTCATGAAATCTAAAAGTTGTATTATTATATGAGATATTGAATAAAACAAatacttttatatatatttgaatgatatctATTATCTCATTTGCATCTTAATTATGTTATTCATGTCTcttcttaaaatttttaaaatacaataattaattttgtatgtcgttccacaacatataaaatattataaacaaaATGTAAACTCGATAGAAGAACATTTGTTTTGtttcaatgaataatataatattatgttctaGACACAACAAATGAAATTGAAACTATATTATCCTCATGATATGAGAAACGCAATCATTGTTCCAAAGCTTCTAAAAAAATAACTAACGAGATGACTTTCCATGAATTGTGTCAAATTAAACGAGGAAACAGTtctaatatattaatttgaGTAGATATATTATCCTAATAGCTATATATAAACAGCTAATTTATTAACCTTATAGCTATATgctaataatattgatattaaatatataaaattgatattacAAATATCACGATGTTTGAAGAAATTATAACATCATTCATTGATTATGTTGTTGAAGGATATATAGGTTATACATACTTTTACTCACAAGTGAAAATCTATAACGACTAAAAGAATTTTTTCTTAGGAATTACAGTTGATGATTGTCATAAACtgaaaaatcattcaaaaaataaataaataaatagtcgaaATATAAGACTACCGGATAAAAATAATGTAGAAAACTGAAAAAATGTCGTGATAGAGAAACAAACTACAAGCATGTCAAATCTCCGATGAGGAATTCTAAATAACATAATAAGTGTTAAAGATTATCATATACTTGTTGAGTATACCAAAATAATTATAcgcatattataaaaattacGACAAGAGTTGTTGAGTTATCAAAATCAACCAAGAAGCATATTGAAAAATGTGTTATGTGGATAAGATAACTTTTCTGATTCATATACCGTctatgatcatgatttttattttttgtaatttgatttgtttcaaTTGATAAATACTACTATCcttattttaattcatttaaatattatcaaaatttcattCATATATTTTCAGCAGTTTAGTTGTtcacgtgcaacgcacgtgcacTTTTCTAGTATtaactatatatataacaagCAAGAACGTGCAGTTGGGACAAAAATTCACACACAAGCTACTAGTTCTTGTCAAGAAATCCATCATTTTTgctgctatatatatatatctatgtaTGTTTAATGATTTTGTTCGAGCTGTTAAGGTGGGGAATACCTGTCacgttaaaaaaaaacatatagaTATGTGCTCGAAACATCCCACTTTTGAGCCAACTCAATCATGAAAGACCGGAGTCCATAAGAGTCatatttgaaattcaagaaATAGAAGATTATCCGTTTAAGAGAACAAGAATAATTCAATCACATACAAGACTAAAAAGTTGAAAGGAAGATGAAACATACACTGTGATGGTTTCCATCCATGCTTGAGGAGCCCATTTTGGTTTCACTATGTGTACTTTCAATCAATATTCTTCCTTttcttcttcgtcttcttctttCATGTCCTCCGCTTCCTCCTCCTCATCTTAATCTTTCTCTCCTTTTGCCTCTCCCTTTTCTCCTTCTGGCTCAGCTTCTTCTGATTCAACGAAGTACCATTCATCCCTGTTGACCATATCGTCCTTATCCTGATCAATTCtagaattcaaattttaatatgtatcacatattaaattatacttaTTTGTTCTATATGTTGTATCAATCGACATGACATCACCAAAATATTCACGATCAACCTCGCATCTATAGTCCCTAAAGAAAAGTTCATCAACCTATCATCATCATCCAATTGAACATTCCAGTAAAAATAATTCTCCTTATTCgtcttatttataaaatattgaatAAGTGCATTGGCATCTTCATTCTCAACTTTGGTATGTTTTCTCAACCGACTCATATGGTCATATGCATCCTTTCTAATAAAACCTAAATTCTGTGGCCCACATGTTTCATTTTCCATAAAAGAGACAACATTAGAAACAGATATTCCAGCATTTACCATAGAATCTAGAGTAGACTTTTTTGCATGTGATATATTGCGTGCCGATCTTAGCAAGTgagtttgatcagctgcaaacATATCATGGTTATGCACTTCAAAAAATCTACTCACCCGCCATTCACACCATTTTTCTCTTGTAATCTTCAATTTGGCTTTACATTGTGTTCTAATTACCGGTTTTTGATAAATTGGAATCTTTTTACTAGAACATTTCTCATCTTTCAAACATTCACATGATTTGATTGAAGTTCATTGGTATGAGAAAAATATCGTTGATCACCCTTCCTCACACTAAATCCCTTAGCATTCACATATTGACAATACAACAAATAAGCATCTTCAACGCTGTTCACAACCTGCTCCACTTCCAATTTACTCTCCAAAACatggacaaaagatttttcattttgtaCCTCAACATTTTCAGCTTCTTCATTGTTGTAGTCTCCTTCCACCTCTTCATGTGACAGTTACTTGTAATCTTCTATTTTCAAGCTAACAAAACAACTggatcaattaaaataaaacaaattagaTGAATGTACACAATTTGATATTTGCCACATTCAAATATGAGAAATCAATTTGGGAATAAAAAATAAAGGAGCAATGTACACAATTTGATATATGCCACATTCAAGTATGTCTAGTGTCAACTATTGCTCCTGTCTCGAAGGGCTATTCTAGCagtcatttatttatttatgtattttaacTCTTATCATGCTTCCTGCATGAAAATAAGACAATTATTCTTCAAGTGTACTTGAAAATATTACAGAAAAATGCAcgattttttctatttttttaaaaaagattcaTCACAATGTTACATCTTCCACTCTTTTAACAGTCACAAAGACATTGAATTGAATTTGCATTGCTTTTTATTTTTGTCTCACTCCCTATTTATTAGTTCTGGTTGTTTATTGATTCAATCTATTAGATAGAATGATAGTGCTTCTTAATCTTAATTCAAATCAACTAACATCAACACGAGAAAAGGGCAGATTCTATTTTAATAGATTGGTTGGTCTGTTGCGAATGTTTCCATTCTTCCCAACCGCCCATTCaactattttttaataaataaaattttacacATTTATACGGAAGCCTAAAAGAATTAACTTTGCTCACAGTGCCTCATCAATTCATTTCTATATGTTCGGGGTTCAGACGAGTGAGTACGATCGTGAACAAGAATCTGAGATGGGCTAAAATGTCGAGAGAGGTAATTAAGCTGGGCAGTTCGATTTGGATGGCGTGGAACCGTGGTAGAGGAAACCCGTTGCTTACTTTTTGACAAAGAAATTGGAGGAGGAAACCCATTGCTTAATGATCGAAACTTGAAGCTCGAAGCTTTATACGAACCTTTACTTCACTTTGCAAGAATAATAAACACATACACTACATCACAAAACAATGGGTATTTTCATGTTCTGCAAATTTTACAAGCAAAATAGAACACATAATATTGTTCACTGCAAATTTTACAAGCAAAATCAGGGTAAGAACATATACATGCAACAGTATCGCTGTACCACAGCATTTCGTCCCTTTTCGATTTTATCCAGTTTTGAGTTTTCATCACAAGAAAGAAGTTTGAAGTCCCAATACATTCATCCTCAGCAAGATCATATTCATTAAAGATGATAAGAGGAATCTATAAATGAAATGTGTTTTCAATATAAGAAAGGAAACTTACTCAACCAAGCAAGATCCCCCTTTACAAAATGTTCTTCTCACCTGGCATTGCACCGTCACTAGAGAGAATTCATTCTATTTCATTTATTGCCCTCTTATCTTATTTTTCATACAGAAAGAAACGCCTTTGTGGAGAGAGACACCCAGTAAGAAGGGCCTTTCTAGAATATGAGTTGTGCGTTAAGGTTTGATCCGAAAGACTGAAATAACATTTTACTAGGGCCTACAAACAAGTTATGAAAGACTACTTATCTGCCTGAAGCTCTTTGGTCTCGCTTGCAAGCATTCTCCACGGAGTATAATTGTATCAATCctctaaaaaaacaaaaatcaagTCCATAGCTATAGTCACCGGTTCCAACCTGGATTTGAGAACCACAACAGAAACCCATTCTTCTGTCTGCCTTAATTTACTCACATTATTGACAACCATTTGATTGTGTGAAACGTAATCTATTAAGAACTCACATGATAGTTAATTTAGCACTTAatatgaataacaagtaaaaggAAAACATACTAACAGTTTGAACACTTTATCAAGCAACCCACTGCAAGTTCTTCTATACACAAACAACACATTAAATTAAAAAAGTAACTCTAGATTATGGCGGAGAACTGGAGATAGTAAAATTACTTCAATCTGAATTTTATGGCCCAAACTGTTTTCTATTCTCCCTGTACAAGTGTTATCGATTATGCAAAAGAATGGAAGCATATATATTAGTAAAAGTTAACAAGGGCATAAAAATCCAATACATACCCAGCCAAAACCAGAAACtaaattcaaaaatcaaactccCACTGTCTACATTGTATAAAGTTTGGTTTTTATCAGACTAAAAGCTCAAGATGACATGATAGCATAATTCTAATAATAAAACAACACTTGAAGAGAACAAACAAAATATTAGTGCCAGCTTCGTGGCAAAAATATATGACCCAGCATAAACAAAGTTCAAAAGAGACTCCAAATTCTTCAGCAGTAGATCCTTAACCATTCAGCATAAAAGCCAAAGCAAATTCTGCATCTAACTTGATCATTCTGCTGAGGCACCTTTCTTTGGTTTCACATCCTTCACCTTTGCAATCCTTCCACTTGTTTTCCATAATGCTCCATATTTTTCTTTCCCTTATTTCCACCGGACTTCTCTAAACCTGTTAACCTATCTTCCTTTGACTTCCTACCCTCCACCTTCTCTGCTTTAGCCTTTTTCTTCGACCACATTTTCCCATTCAACTCATCCAAAACTCCTCTCTTCAAAGTTTCCCTCTTGTTCCTTTTATTCCCCATATTTTCTCGAATTGTTATATCATCATCCTCAATAACATTTGTCTCTTCATTACCATCGGCATCACTTTCGTTCATCAAAATTCCTTCCTTCTTCTGTCCCGCAAATTCATCATTATCCTCACTCCCCACTGGCTCCATATCATCTTTATCATCAGCCCTCTCCATAACATCGCCAACATCCATATATTGAAGCTCATGAATTCTCCcagtcttcttcttcttcttcccacTATTACCATCCTTGATCCCAATCATTTCCTTAGACTCGGCGGCATTATCACTCAAT
This sequence is a window from Primulina tabacum isolate GXHZ01 chromosome 17, ASM2559414v2, whole genome shotgun sequence. Protein-coding genes within it:
- the LOC142530986 gene encoding uncharacterized protein LOC142530986, yielding MEGGVEERRINGGGGGGGEKTITSTEEMRLGASSMGDSIDSSVAVSNQIEQNQNGSSDSPPSKNTDSANASNGNRAKSCKGCLYYSSRLKADSRNPLCVGLTRSLPNVPRYMVGQSEMEASEEGRSITDFRYGCVGYSLYVDQKEQASNGQGIRAELPVCVGLEVLVDRRVNTAETASAPTHAHAKEDGNGLPQRPSHKPAHSTGDDFLNRFTRNANLVANGVVKNARKVGNQIKQSLDDIFYPYRRRPK